The Dendropsophus ebraccatus isolate aDenEbr1 chromosome 6, aDenEbr1.pat, whole genome shotgun sequence nucleotide sequence ggggctgtgTAACCTCTTATTGCTGCCACTCAACAGAAGTGGAATTGTACATAaactatacattttttaaaataaacccATATTACaaggtaatataactttattaacgtatatctgaagtacccctttaagaacatacaGTCAGAAAAGTTCAACAAGCCCCATAGTGAGCAGCACATCAGCTTACATATGCCTTAaaaaataccttaaaggggtactctatcgatttttttcttctttcaaatcaactggtgtcagatgcttatacagatttgtgatttacttctatttaaatactTCAGTCtcccagtaattatcagctgctgtatgccctgcaggaagtggtgcattctttccagtctgacactccactctctgctgccaactctgtctgtGAGTAATCTACTGTcacagtagtagcaaatccccatagaaaacttttcctgctctggacagttcctgtctcagacagagatgtcagcagagaacactgtgtcagactggaaagaatacactacttcctgcaggacatacagcagctgataagtactgaaagactagagatttttaaatagaagtaaattacaaatctatataactttttcataacagttgatttgaaagaaaaaacaatttgctggagtacccctttaaaactactaATTTAAACCAAAATGTCACATGGGTAGTGAATGTACTTCAAAAAAGTACTCCGGCCCTTGATTTACAGTAAAGACTTGTGCCTCACCTTCACTAAGAGTTCTTTGATAAAAGTGCTTATCAGTGTGGCAATCTTATCCCCGTCCAGAAGGTGGAAGCGGCCGTCGCTGTCCTTGTAGTAGTAAACAATGCGGTCAGCATCGCCATCAAAAGAGCAGCATCGCTCACCCTGCTTCATATCAATGCCTAAAACCACAAAAGCAGACAGGAGATATCTCAAAAGATATACTGCACAAAACCTACACACACACCATGAATTTTCACAGTTACTTTCATCTGTATTGACACAGAATAGCCAATATGGCTGCTGGCACAGGTGCTTTAcaaaacacatggggggagatttatcaaacatggtgtaaagtgaaactggctcagttgcccctagcaaccaatcagattccaccttcctcacagactctttggaaaatgaaagttggaatctgattggttgctaggggcaactgagccagtttcactttacaccatgtttgataaatctcccctatctgCTTTATTTTGTAGAAGCACCTTAAACTGTcagtattaaagggaatctgtcagatccaAGTCACATTCCAAAcgtctgacactgttagatagaaattaggtcaaggagacacatggtacctttcatatatctgtctgtgcttccagaatgtagaaaaatgtttttattctccagTAGAAAGTGTCAGCGAGGCTTTCTCGAGCTCCTGACCTGCTTAAAGTAACACCTTCTAACTACCCTCACCATACCTGtccctgcttgactgacagtCAGCTGCAAGTCGAGCTCAAAGCagtcagggatgggaggaggtGGTACAGCCCtcagcagagaaggagccagggaaagcctctctgacactttttcactggagaataaaagcattttacatagaaacatagaatattgACATCAGCAAAAGacaactgggtccatctagtctgacctttttagtatttccattcttctaCATTCTACTCCATTTTTCTACATATGGAAGCACAGATCCATATATGAAagttaccatgtgtctccttgagctAACAGGGTAAGCAGTTTggaacagctgacagattccctttaaactcagAAGGTGTAACATAGTGGCCAAGGAAAAAGacgcgggatctgagcggacttgaaacggatcccgcctctgtcaccgaGTGGCtcagcggacctgagacgtcacgtctcaggcccgcgtcggacacctggaagcggccaggaaccgggcatcggagcgacgcgatgcgggacccgccgctggaaatggggaggtgagtggacgtctttttcctcggccacctcctccccgctcccagtaaaaaagtgcccacacactggagtacccctttaaagggaacctgccacctaGACAATgctattttatctatctatgccatcatgttatagagcagaaagaactgagcagatcgatatatatctttgtgggaaaagatgcAGTATAACATGTAACTtgctgattgaaatccctgctcattctgtgataaggagtccagtgggcggggtcactcaatggacgtgactctttagcatggaaaaatctgagatttcaatcaataaattaaaagttgtattgaatcttttcctacagagatatatatcaatctgctcagctccttctgctttataacatgatgccgatagcttagatagcattttcatggtgatgggttccctttaaacacataCATTGGGAATCTGAAGTGCTGTTGTCTTTACCTTGGGGGGGTTTCTGCTGCACCTTCACATAGTCTGCTCCGCACATGTAGTTTAATCTCCCTATAGAGCCATCATTGTATAACTGTAAGGAGAGCCGGGGCTGAAGATGCTGTTCCATCTCCTTTATCTTCAAAGCGCCGATGCCATTCGCTCCGTCTATGCTCAAGCACGTTCTTTCTGATTCGCAGTCAGGAGACTATGGACACAGTTGGAAATTTATGttatttttgtttctttcatTTCACTACATTTTATTATTTAGATAAAACCATCATGAGCTGTTGGACTGGGTCAGCACCTGTTTGACTAACTCATTGAAGGCTGTAGAGAGTTTCCGGTAATACCCTTCAACACTTGGCTCTCCGTATCTTCCATCTGTATTGCGGCAACGGACAACATAATGCAGCTGCGGGGTAGTCACCAGGCCGTAATCTGCAAACACAATGACGGAAAAATGTTAATAACTCCCGATGCTGCTAGacctaaaagtgtcactgttgtattcaAAATTGGgtatattaggcaaatatgccattatctgcattcaaaaagactttccccagatctccccccccccttcctctctctcatccactgctcattatcaggaaatctggactctTTGACAaaagtcgagccctgtgtaatctatggagaggggagggggggggaaggagattagtcgccagcagagaacaaaggactacacagcaggacctgtgcaAAAGACGGTATTCAGTGATCGGAGAGGTCAGTGCCGatatcagaggagatagcccggtgatgtagctgtaaattaactctttgttgtcctgttttggtgcctcatctccctccacccctcccctctccatagaaaaccatgaagacagggggagagcttcaaaccgctttttcatgataaaaatgcatttttcggctaatcgcctggactattgatcgtTAAAGCATCTTCCATCCCTGTCATTGTGAACATATAGAAATTTCAGACGCAACAATATCTACTGATTATGAACCTGGTCTCTCGTGATGGCCCACTAACTCCGGTCACTCAACatccagatattcctccaggTACTGAGTGCAATCCATTCTTGCCGTCCCTCATACATAACCCTCTTAGATTCTTCCATGTTATATTCTCTTCCTCGCTTCCTTCTTATGAAACATTGGTCCATGACACCGCTCGCTCCTCCAgctaaaaggggttggccactttatagtaaaatagttcagtgtacagtattaggcagAGTTCACaccagctactactactactacgacgatcgtttactccatctgatcccagcaaatgaatgaTGTGGAATTGTACGGAACAATTATCAAACAAATGTGGAATCATAgcgattttaggttcagctcacaCAAACGATTTATTCGATTGTTGCCAGGCATGGAagctaaaggggttggccattttacagtaaaatagttcagtgtacagtattagtcagtatatacagtaagtacactaacagcagctctctgtgtaccttatagtggtaaaatcagactcctctcctccaggctgtgctgtcctgctctgtggcgagtctgtccataagatgaccgacatggaggagcatgtgaccacgcTCCGCCCCtctgtgtccaccataggcatatacaggcttagtagtggacatctttcatgtcggccatcttatggacagactcaccagggcagcacagcctggaggaggggagtcttgatattactctatgaggtacacagggagctgctgtcagtatatacattgagcacacttactaatactgtacactgagcaattttactataaagtggccaacccctttaaaccataaaTAGGAGATCATGCAGCATTTCACCTACCTTGGTATTTGGATTCAAGGGCAGTCACCCCATCAATAACAGCAAGGGACAGGTTTTCACTGCTTGGCCTGCCAATGTTAATAAGACAATGGATAAGTAACTAGATGATTTGTTATCAGCAGAATAGTTTATaggtatagttatattagtacAAGTACAAACACAAGTCTAACAAGCAAAGAGCATAGCCAGAGGGTGTAACAATTCAATGTGAAAAATGCCCACTCACAAAttaaaagggggtttccagggaAAACTCATTGATGGCTTATCCACAAGATAGGCCATTAATAGCCTCCTTACACAGTGTACTAGAGGTGGTGCTAGGTTACTGCAGCATAGTTCCCATTCACTTTATTGGGAGCTGCACAACAGTAACACAGCCTGGCCTATAGACAAAGTACAGagccaaggcctctagctccggGGTTATTcagtggaaatctttttctttcatatcaactggtttcagaaagttatatacatttgtaatttacttgtatttcaaaatctcaagtcttccagtacttatcagcaggaaatgttgttttcttttcagtctgacacagtgctctctgctcagcaccagcaaatccccatagaaaacctctcctgctctggacagttcctgtctcggacagagggtggcagcagagagcactgtgtcagactgaaacgaaaacaacattttctgcaggacatacagcagctgataagtactggaagacttgagatttttaaatagaagtaaattacaaatctatataactttctgaaaccagctgatatgaaagaaaaagatttttgctgaataacccctttagggtagcttcacacgtaccgtatcgctgcgtttttggtgcgatttttacatgattttcatgtggaaatcaaaacgcgcatgtaaaaatcgcaccaaaaacgcagcaataaaaacgcagcgatacggtacgtgtgaaggcacccttagggtgcattcacacatacaagatctgcagcacatttcatggcccagatttgaagctgcagatttgctttgaatctgcagcttaaaatctgggccatcaaatctgctgcagattctctatgtgtgaacacacccttaaaatcAAGAGGTATCCAGCTAAGCATCACGGTTTCTATTCTAGAGGCCTAACCAAACCACTTGACTCCTCTTACCGGGTATCTCTCCCAATAGCTACACTGGACTCCTCTTGCATGTTGATGGCTTCCTGCTTGATGATGCTGGTCAGCACAGTCTGCAGTTCCTGCTCCTCAGCATTGGCCAGGTTAGTAGCATACATCTCCCACTCCTGATGAAGCATTTCTCCCATGGGGTCCACCAGCTTCACTCCATTATCTTCCTAGATGAGAAGGTTTCATGATGTCACCAACTAATCAATAATGGAGGGAAACCGAACCATAATCCATTGGCACTAACCTCAGGGTTGTGAGAGGCCGTCACCATGACTCCAATAACAGACTTGGTCTTCTTTGACCTAAGTACGGCCAACAAGCCCATGCGGTACATAACATGGTCCAGATGTTCTGCTTTGGAACGAAACCCTGCAGTGCCATATTGGAGGGTAAGTCCGACAGGTTTGGCATGGCGGGCAGAGGACCTCAGCACAGCTTCCAAATGCATCCTGTAATAGAACGTATACAGGTCAAGAAGGTCAAGTCACACATGGagctagatcagggatggggaaccatcggccctccagctgttgcaaaactacaattcccatcatgcctggaaagccaaagccgaAGACCTAAAAATATGGGTGAAGCTAACAGTTTCCTAGGACGTTCACCATTCAAGGATTCTGGTATGATGGTTTGGTCAATGGTCCTAGATCAGaagtggggaaccttcggctctccagctgttgcaaaactacaattcccatcatgcctggccagccgaagctttagcttatATGCCATATAGTTATTGTGGAGATctgcctatggctgggttcacactgcgcttttgcaatcagttttttttaatcagttttatgcaaaaaaaacagatgcattagtgtttccattgacttccaaaaaaagaaaaaaaaaaaaaaaaaaaaaaaccactgatCAAAGCGTATTTTTTTAACCTATACAAAAACACAGtcagccacgtttttgtgtatgctaaaaaaaatggatgtgttgTGATCTGTTTTttataacttaaagtgactctgtacccacaatctcaccccccccccccccaaaccacttgtaccttcggatagctgcttttaatccaagatctgtcctggggtccgttcggcaggtgatgcagttattgccctaaaaaacaacttataaacttgcagccctgtgccaaacgactatgcctagattgtgtatgcattaggctggcacaacctctctgtccctcctccccaccctcctcatcattaggaatgctccaggcagattgtctcctattcatccgctgtgagaacacggcacatgggctggatcattaaggcacctgtgcagttttcactgcagaggaataggaaaaatgatgATGAGGGCGGCGAGGAGAAACAGAGGGGTggcgcaaagttagggcacagatactccaagccatggccgttgggcacggggctgcaagtttaaaagttgtttttatgacaataactgcatcacctggcgaacggaccccaggacagatcttggattaaaagcagctatccgaaggtacaagctgtttgggggggacagattgtgggtacagagtcgctttaagtcaatggaaaacaagatcaaaacagatgcacacatatacatctgtcttttcatcagttttttttttgtatataacggataaaaaaaaaaaaaaaaaaaaaacattgcaaaaacgcagtgtaaacccagccttacctgcCTGCTGTTTTACGGCTGGGACGGTTGGTCCACCATAGTACAGTACGTCACTGCTGAGTTACCAAACGTACCATCtgaaggtatgtgcacactacggaatccccgcGGATCACCcactgcggattccgcagctcgccacCGCTTGTGGACGCGCACATCTCTGCTGGTCCAATAGGCTTCAttttatggtttgccagattccgccatccacctgATGAGTGCGTAGGTTCATTatttgggcggatggtggaatctggGGCGAGCTGAGCGATCCgcagggattccgtagtgtgcacataccatgA carries:
- the PGM3 gene encoding phosphoacetylglucosamine mutase isoform X2, whose product is MHLEAVLRSSARHAKPVGLTLQYGTAGFRSKAEHLDHVMYRMGLLAVLRSKKTKSVIGVMVTASHNPEEDNGVKLVDPMGEMLHQEWEMYATNLANAEEQELQTVLTSIIKQEAINMQEESSVAIGRDTRPSSENLSLAVIDGVTALESKYQDYGLVTTPQLHYVVRCRNTDGRYGEPSVEGYYRKLSTAFNELVKQSPDCESERTCLSIDGANGIGALKIKEMEQHLQPRLSLQLYNDGSIGRLNYMCGADYVKVQQKPPQGIDMKQGERCCSFDGDADRIVYYYKDSDGRFHLLDGDKIATLISTFIKELLVKVGLELNMAVVQTAYANGSSTRYLEENMKVPVYCAKTGVKHLHHKAQEFDIGVYFEANGHGTVLFSKTAEDQIRQLTNTGACEESRKAAQMLENVINLINQTVGDAISDMLVIEAILSIKGLTVQKWDEMYTDLPNRQLKVTVADRKVIDTTDAERRTIKPPGLQEKIDDLVRRYNMSRAFVRPSGTEDVVRVYAEADTQENADTLAHEVCLAVYHLAGGVGDQPKPLR
- the PGM3 gene encoding phosphoacetylglucosamine mutase isoform X1, translated to MGLFIRMHLEAVLRSSARHAKPVGLTLQYGTAGFRSKAEHLDHVMYRMGLLAVLRSKKTKSVIGVMVTASHNPEEDNGVKLVDPMGEMLHQEWEMYATNLANAEEQELQTVLTSIIKQEAINMQEESSVAIGRDTRPSSENLSLAVIDGVTALESKYQDYGLVTTPQLHYVVRCRNTDGRYGEPSVEGYYRKLSTAFNELVKQSPDCESERTCLSIDGANGIGALKIKEMEQHLQPRLSLQLYNDGSIGRLNYMCGADYVKVQQKPPQGIDMKQGERCCSFDGDADRIVYYYKDSDGRFHLLDGDKIATLISTFIKELLVKVGLELNMAVVQTAYANGSSTRYLEENMKVPVYCAKTGVKHLHHKAQEFDIGVYFEANGHGTVLFSKTAEDQIRQLTNTGACEESRKAAQMLENVINLINQTVGDAISDMLVIEAILSIKGLTVQKWDEMYTDLPNRQLKVTVADRKVIDTTDAERRTIKPPGLQEKIDDLVRRYNMSRAFVRPSGTEDVVRVYAEADTQENADTLAHEVCLAVYHLAGGVGDQPKPLR